GGCAACAAGCTCCGAATCGACCTTGCCGGCGGGCGCGCTGTCACGGAAGCTGCGTACACCCCCGGCCAACCGCTCGATGGAGGACGCCAGATCGCCTTCCGCCTTCACGTTCTGCGCCACCCACAGGGCGGCGTCCGTCAGGAAGTCGGCGACGCGACGGCGCAACTCCACCCAGACGGCACCGGTAACCTTGCCCTCAAGGGCATCGATTTCCGCCGTTACCGTATCGGTCCCGAAAGCCGCCGCCGCCACGACCAGAGCACGCACCGCCGCCTGGGCGTCGACATCGGCTTCATCACCAAGTCGGCTGACGAAAGTCGGCCCGGCCGCATCGACCGCCGCGCCGGCAATGCGGGTGGCGAGAATGTCGCGGGCCAGACGGTGAGCGGAAATATCCTCGGCAAAGCGCGCCCGCATGGCCGGCGGGAACGCATGGTTCAGCCAGTCGTTGAGAGCCGGATCGTCGATCAGCCGCCCCGACAGAAGCTCGTCGGACAGCATCAGCTTGGCATGCGCCATCAGGATCGCGGTTTCCGGCCGCGACAAGGTTTCGCCGGCAGCGGCCAGACGGCCGGCGGCCACCTCGTCGGGCAGCCCCTCGCGCCGGGGATCGAGCAGCCCGCGCTCCGCAAGCACGGCCGACAGACGCATCAGGCGCGGCAGTTCGCCGGAGCCGCGCGCGCGCGTCACCGACAACGCCACCACCTGCCGGCGACAGAGCCGCAGCACGCTGGCGGCGATGTCGTCGGTCATGCCGGCGAGCAACTCATTGCGCTCGGCAAGCTCCAGCCGGCCGGCTGCCATCGCCCGGCCGAATGCGATCTTGATGTTGACCTCGGCGTCGGAGGTGGCAACACCGCCGACATTGTCGATGGCATCGGAGTTGATGCGGCCGCCGCGCCGAGCGAAATCGACCCGTGCCCTCGGCGTCATGCCGAGATTGGCTCCCTCCCCGACAACGCGGGCTCGGAGGTCGCCGGCCGAAACGCGGACGCCATCGTTGATGCGGTCGCCGACGTCAAGGTTGCTCTCGTCACCGCCGCGCACGAAGGTGCCTATGCCGCCGAAGAACAACAGATCGACCGGCGCCCTGAGAAGGGCGGCGACGAGTTCGTCGGGGCTGAGCGCGTCGGCTTTGACACCCAGCACCGCCCGCGCCCCGGCCGAAAGCGCGACGGACTTCTGCGTTCGCGAGAAAACCCCGCCACCGGGCGACAGCTTCGTCGCATCGTAGTCCGCCCAGCTCGAACGCGGCAGGGCAAACAGCCGCCGCCGCTCGGCAAGCGCCGCCTCGGCGTCGGGAGCGGGATCGATGAAGATATGCCGGTGATCGAAGGCGGCGACGAGCTTCAGGGAGGGCGACAGCAGCATGAAGTTGCCGAACACGTCGCCCGACATGTCGCCGACACCAACGGCGGTGAAAGGATCGACCTCCGCGTCGAGGTCCAGTTCGCGGAAATGCCGCTTCACCGCCTCGAAGGCGCCGCGCGCCGTGATCCCCATCTTCTTGTGGTCGTAGCCGGCCGAACCGCCGGAGGCGAAGGCGTCGGCCAGCCAGAAACCGCGCGACAGCGCGATGCGGTTGGCGACGTCCGAAAAACTGGCCGTGCCCTTGTCGGCCGCCACCACGAGATAGGGATCGTCGCCATCGTAGCGGACGGTATCGACCGGCGGCACGACGGCGTCCTCGACGATGTTGTCGGTGAGATCGATCAGCGTTCCGACATAACGCTCGTAGGCGGCGATACCAGCCGCCGCGCGATCGGCGCCGGCAGCGATGCGCCGCGCGACGAAACCGCCTTTGGCACCCACCGGCACGATGACCGCGTTCTTGACCTGCTGCGCCTTGACGAGACCCAGGATCTCGGTGCGGAAATCTTCAGGACGATCGGACCAGCGCAGACCGCCGCGCGCCACCTTGCCGAAGCGGAGATGAACGCCTTCGACGTCGGGCGCATGCAGCCATATCTCGGCAAAGGGTCGTGGCGCCGGCAGGCCGTCGATCCGCGCGGCGTCGAACTTGAATGCCATCACCGGATGCGGATCGCCGTCGACACCGATCTGGAAGAAGGTGGTACGGGTCGCCGCTTCGATCAGGTTGGCCAGCCGGCGAAGGATGCGGTCGTCGTCGAGGATCGGCACCTCTCGGAGAGCCGCCTCGAGTTCGCCGCGCAACGCCGCGAGCCGGGCCGCGCGATCCCCCGCGAAGGTCGGGTCGAAGCGGGCGCTGAACAGTGCGACGAGGAGCGTTGCGACGCCCGCATTGCGCACCAGCGCCTCGGCGACGTAGGCGTGGCCATGGGCAAGGCCGACCTGGCCGAGGTAGCGGGCGAGCGCCCGCAGCATGGCGATCTCGCGCCAGCCCAGGCCGGCAACGAGCGTCAGCGCATTGAGCCGGTCGCTGTCGGCCCTTCCGAGCCAGACCGCCATGAACAGCGCCTTCAGCCGGTTGCCATCGCGGGAAAGGTCGACGTCGACGCCGTCGGCGCGACGAAGCGCCATGTCGTGCAAAACGATGGTTTCGCCCGAACGCCCGATCTCGAAGGTCTTTTCCTCGAGCACCGTGAAGCCCATCGCTTCCAGCACCGGCACGCGGGCCGAAAGCGGCACCGGTCCGCCGCGGCTCATCAGGCGCATGGAGACGCGGGGCGACGGCAGGCCACCGCCGATGAGGTCGACCGCCGTCCAGCGATCGCCAGCAAACAGTTCGAGAAGGGCCACGTCGGCAACCGCCATCTCGGCGGAATAGCTCGCACGATAGGCCTCCGGGAAGGCGCGGGCATAGAGCTCGATCAGCTTGCGGCCGCGCGCCGGGCCGAACTTCGCCCGGCAGGCGTCGGCGAAGCCGTCGCACCAATTGCGGGTGATGCGGGCGACCGCCGCTTCCAGTTCCGCCTGGGCAACAGCGGGCGTCGGCCCGTCGTCACGGCCGATAATGTAGTGAACGCGGGCGAGCGGCCCTTCCGGGAACGCCGGGTAGACCGACGAGACGCGACCGTCGAACGCATCCGCGAGATAGTTGCCGATGGCGAGCCGGGTGTCCGTGTTGTAGCGGTCGCGCGGCACGTAAACCAGAAGAGAGACGAAACGGTCGAACTTGTCCCGGCGGGCCAGGACCCGGATGCGCGGCCTCTCACCGAGCTCCAGGATGGCCAGCGAAAAATCGAGAAGCGTGTCGAGGTCCACCTGGAACAGCTCGTCGCGCGGATAGCTTTCCAGAATGTTGCGCAGCGCTCGCCCCGAATGGCTTTCCGGATCGAAA
Above is a window of Pleomorphomonas sp. T1.2MG-36 DNA encoding:
- a CDS encoding NAD-glutamate dehydrogenase, with protein sequence MKRVMEVLKEARLDEAADLAASGSRPEVASLLKTLYGKGAAEDVVAYTANELVAFAEGAMSSLSLRVPGIHSIRIYNPTWDEEASHRREVTVVDVLNENMPFLVDSVMQELTDAGIEVRLMVHPILSVVRGMSGRLLSIGDDPDANRESFIHIHIARLPDAIAAAQLETRLDGLLTEVRAAVDDWPRMQALVKSVINVYRHTPPPLPPEAVAEAVEFLNWLNADNFTFLGLREYAVGAGGSSAEPTSLIPTGGYGLLRDPEVRVLRRGREMVQVTPEITEFLRQAEPLIVAKANVKARVHRHAYLDYIGIKRYDAHGRLVSEIRLLGLFTASAYTRSTHSIPYLRRKVGTIMASAGFDPESHSGRALRNILESYPRDELFQVDLDTLLDFSLAILELGERPRIRVLARRDKFDRFVSLLVYVPRDRYNTDTRLAIGNYLADAFDGRVSSVYPAFPEGPLARVHYIIGRDDGPTPAVAQAELEAAVARITRNWCDGFADACRAKFGPARGRKLIELYARAFPEAYRASYSAEMAVADVALLELFAGDRWTAVDLIGGGLPSPRVSMRLMSRGGPVPLSARVPVLEAMGFTVLEEKTFEIGRSGETIVLHDMALRRADGVDVDLSRDGNRLKALFMAVWLGRADSDRLNALTLVAGLGWREIAMLRALARYLGQVGLAHGHAYVAEALVRNAGVATLLVALFSARFDPTFAGDRAARLAALRGELEAALREVPILDDDRILRRLANLIEAATRTTFFQIGVDGDPHPVMAFKFDAARIDGLPAPRPFAEIWLHAPDVEGVHLRFGKVARGGLRWSDRPEDFRTEILGLVKAQQVKNAVIVPVGAKGGFVARRIAAGADRAAAGIAAYERYVGTLIDLTDNIVEDAVVPPVDTVRYDGDDPYLVVAADKGTASFSDVANRIALSRGFWLADAFASGGSAGYDHKKMGITARGAFEAVKRHFRELDLDAEVDPFTAVGVGDMSGDVFGNFMLLSPSLKLVAAFDHRHIFIDPAPDAEAALAERRRLFALPRSSWADYDATKLSPGGGVFSRTQKSVALSAGARAVLGVKADALSPDELVAALLRAPVDLLFFGGIGTFVRGGDESNLDVGDRINDGVRVSAGDLRARVVGEGANLGMTPRARVDFARRGGRINSDAIDNVGGVATSDAEVNIKIAFGRAMAAGRLELAERNELLAGMTDDIAASVLRLCRRQVVALSVTRARGSGELPRLMRLSAVLAERGLLDPRREGLPDEVAAGRLAAAGETLSRPETAILMAHAKLMLSDELLSGRLIDDPALNDWLNHAFPPAMRARFAEDISAHRLARDILATRIAGAAVDAAGPTFVSRLGDEADVDAQAAVRALVVAAAAFGTDTVTAEIDALEGKVTGAVWVELRRRVADFLTDAALWVAQNVKAEGDLASSIERLAGGVRSFRDSAPAGKVDSELVAAGVPERLAMRLASLPAELGSLDLIVIGEEVGRAVDEVLPVMVAIDEAISADLVGRLAGLVRPADLYEGQAAEIARRSFASSRRRIVARAIAEGGADLWTTAREARIGRLRQLIGDLLVGPPTVAKLTVAAGLVAELAE